One Enterobacter asburiae genomic window, GGCCCCAAGCGTCGGCATCTGCTGTTGCAACGCGCGCATCAGCTGCGCGTAATCGTCGTGGCTGCTCAGCAGCGGTACTCCCAGCGTCAGGCGGGTAAACAGCGGGCGCAGGCTCTGCACTTCCCGGACGATTTTCTCGTACTCATCGCCGTTGATGATGTGCAGGGACTGGATCGCCACGTCCTGATATCCCTGAGCCGCAAGCTTTTTCAGCGCCTGCAGCGGCGTATCGATCTCTATGCCGTCACGCTGTTTGAGCTTGCGAATAATCATCCCGGAGGTGAATGCCCGAAACGGCTCGCGGTCAGGGCAGCTTTCCGCAAGCGCACGCTCGCAGGCTACAATGTTTTTCTCGCAGGTATCGTGGTAGCTGGTACCAAAGCTGACCACCAGAAGCGCCTTTTTCATCTCAAACTCCTTAAGCAGCGGCCAGCCAGCGGGCTAAACGCCCGGCGAATGCGGCCTGACTTTCCAGTAACTCTTCTCCCGTCACCAGCGGCGCCGGGCGTGTAATCACGATGCAGGGGATGCCCGCATCCAGACAGGGTTGAACCTTTTCCCGATAGCCGCCTTCCGCACCGGACGCTTTGGTGATCATCACGTCAGCCCGGCACTGGCGATAAAACGCCGCGTTAAACTCAGCGCTGAAGGGCCCGCACAGAGCGAAGATCTCGGTAACGCCAAAGCCAAGCCCGGCGCATTGCTCAAGGACCTCGGGCACCGGCAGCACCCGGGCCAGCAGCGTTTTCTCCGGCAGCCCGGCGCGCCAGCGCGCCAGATCTTTACTGCCGGTGGTCAACAGCACGCGTTCGCCCAGCCGCCGCGCGATGTCGCAAGCCTCGTCAATTCCCGGCACGCTGTAGAGCAGCGGATGCGTCAGCTCGCTGAGCTGTTCGGGGCGCTGATAGCGGCTAAGCAACACGCCCACCGCTTCACAGGCCGTCAGGATGTTGCGGCTGACCACCTCGGCGTAGGGATGCGATGCGTCAATCACCCAGCGGGTCCTGTTTTGCGCAAGCCAGTCAACCATCTGCTGCGGCTCCAGGCGCCCACAGCGCACCCGGCCGTTAATGTCGCCCGCCAGCCGCTGCCCGGTGGGCGTCGCCACCGACAGGGTGTAGGGCACGCCCGCCGCATCCAGCTGCTGGCAGATCGCGCGGGCGTCGCTGGTGCCGCCCATGACCAGCACGTCGCCATAGTTCACAGCACATAGCCCCGGGGGGTGATCATCAGCCCCTCCTGAACGTAAGTGGCCTTATTTCCGACGATCACCAGGCTTGTCATATCGACCGGCTCAAAGTCCATGTCGCCCAGGGTGGTCAGCCACTTCTCCTGCTTTTTACGCCCGGCAGACTTCACGACCCCTACCGGCGTTTGCGGGCTTTTGCTGGCGGACAGCAGCTCAAACGCCCGCGCCAGATGGCCCTCGCGACCCCGGCTGCGCGGGTTATAGAAGCAGATGACGAAGTCCGCTTCTCCCGCGGCGACAATGCGTTTTTCGATGACCGGCCACGGCGTCAGCAGATCGCTCAGGCTAATGTGGCAAAAATCGTGCATCAGCGGCGCGCCAAGCAGAGACGCGGCGGCGATACTGGCCGTCATCCCAGGGATCAGGCGAACCTCAACGTCCAGCTTCTGCCTGCTGACCAGCTCCAGCACCAGCCCCGCCATCCCATAAATACCGGCGTCGCCGCTGCTGATAAGCGCGACGTTATGCCCGGCCTGCGCCAGCTCGATCGCCGCCTGACAGCGTTCAATCTCTTTGCACATACCGGTTTTGATCACCTGTTTGTCGCCGGTGAAGGCCTTCACCAGATGGGTGTAGGTTTTGTAGCCAACGATGATTTCTGCCGCCTGCAGCGCGTCTACGGCTTCCATGGTCATCATGGCCTGCGAGCCAGGGCCGATTCCAATTACGGTTAACATCAGTGTGAAACTCCCAAAGTGATAGTGACGCCCTGTTCTCGCAGGGTTTCTCCTCGTAGCTGCCCATGGCTCAGCAGCCACGCTGCCGGTCCCGAGACGCTCCCTACCCCAACCGTCTGGCGTACAAACGGTGAAGCCGGAAAGCGATGTTCGTGCTCACGCAGCGCGTCAGCGGTAAAGGTTTCAAACGGCACGCCCCAGCAGGCGGCAAGCTGAAGCAGGCCCGCCTCGTCTTTTTTAAGGGAGACGCTGCCAATCGCTTTCAGCGCCAGCGGATCGAACTGCTGCGCCTCAAGCTGACGCGCCAGCAGGGTCGCCAGCAGCGGAAACGGCGTGTCGCGTCGACAGCCGATGCCCGCCACGACCCGCTGAGGGACCAGCTTCCAGTGCGGCAACGGCAGTTCCGGCAGCGCGTTGCGCAGCGTGATACAGACCAGCGCATCCAGTTCCGGGCGATGCTGCAGGTCGCTCACGGTGATAAACCCGCGCCGATCGCACCGACTGACGTCGTCGTCGAGTTCCGCATCCCACCACAGCCCTACCCGCTGATGGCTCACCAGCATCTGGTTGACGATTTTTACCGACGTTCGGAAATCGCTCATTCGGGCATTCAGCTGGAAGGCAAGGGTATCCAGCGCGGCCATCTCGTTGACGTCCGTGGCGGTGGTAATCACCGGGTCCGCCCCCAGCATTCCCGCCAGACAGCGGGTCAGCGCATTCGCCCCGCCAGCATGGCCGGAAAGCAGGCTAATCACGTGCTGCCCGCGCTCGTCGATCACCACCACCGCCGGGTCGCTCAGCTTGTCGTGGATGAGCGGTGCCAGGACGCGCACCGCAATGCCGGTTGCGCCGATAAAAACCAGCGCCGGATAGTGGGTGAACGCCTCGCGAACTGCCGGGGACAAGCCGCCGTCGAAGGAGACAAAGCCCTCTTCCTGCAGGCGCTCGCTGGTAAAGCAGGTGACCGGCAGCATCGCCGCCAGGCGCTTCGCCAGCCGCACGCCGCCCGGCGTCAGGCAAAACAGCGCGATGGACTCAGGCTTTACGGTATTCATGGCTAAAATCCGCGGCATAGAGTTTTGAGTAGTGATACTCCTCGCCGAGGAACTTCCCGACCAGAATGAGCGCCGTTTTGCGGATCCCCGCCTCGCGTACTTTGTCGGCGATATCCGCCAGCGTGCCGCGTACGGTGTGGCTTTCCGGCCAGGTCGCTTTATAAATGACGGCAACGGGCGTGGTGGCCGGATAACCGCCCTCAATCAGGCGTTCCGCCACCCGGTGAATACGCTGGACCGAGAGATAAATCGCCATTGAGGTCTGATGGCTGGCAAATGACTCAAGCTGTTCACGTTCCGGCACCGGCGTGCGGCCTTCGAGGCGGGTAATAATCAGGCTCTGTGAGACTTCAGGCACGGTGTATTCCACTCCAAGCTCCGCCGCGGCGCCGAGGAAGGCGCTGACGCCGGGCACCACCTGCCAGGCGATGCCGCGTTTGGTCAGCTCTTCGCCCTGCTCGCGGACGGAGCCGTAGAGCGAGACATCCCCGGTCTGCAAACGTACCACCGTTTTTCCGGCCTTCACGCCCGCCGCCATCAGGTCGATTATCTGTTCTAAATGGAGTTCCGCGCTGTCGTGGCATTCGGCCCCCTGCGGGCAATATGCCAGCAGTTCGGTGTTGATAAGCGAACCGGCATAGATAACCACCTGCGCCTGCTGCAGCAGCCGGTAGCCCTTGAGCGTGATGAGCTCACGGTCGCCGGGACCTGCTCCTACAAACCACACGCAACGGGAATCAAACGTCTCAGACATGGTGTTCTTCCTTCTGACAGGCGATAACAAAAACGGGATTATTCGGTTTGAAATAGTGGCCGCTGCCGAGCGGGGTCAGCGCGGAGACCTGCATTTGCAGGCAATCAATGTCCTGGAGGCCGATCTGCTGCAGATGGGCCAGCGCGGTATGGAGGTTTTCCTGCAGGATAAACGTCATCACCAGACGTCCGCCCGGATGTAGCTGGCGCAGGGACCAGTCAATAAGCGAGGTCAGATGGCCGCCGCTGCCGCCCATGAATACCGCATCGGCCTTATCCGCCACCGGCAACGGCGCGACGCCGGGCAAAATAGCGATATTGCGACAGGCAAAATGCTGGCGATTTTCCGCAAGCAGCTGCAGAGCCGCAGGGTTACGCTCAATGGCCGTCACCCGCAGCGAGGGAAACAGCAGCGCCGCCTCTATCGACACGCTCCCGGTCCCCGCGCCGACGTCAATCAGGTGGCTGGCGCGGTGCAGCTCGAGCTTCGTGAGGGCCAGCGCGCGTACCGCCTCTTTGGTCATCGGCACCGTTTCGCCGCGCAGAAACAGTTCATCTTTCATCGAGGATCACCACCGCATTCATCTCATAGTCGGCACTGACCTCACTGACGGGCAGCCAGTGGATCCGTTCGTTTTCCATCGCCAGGTTTTCGCCAATCACCATCCAGCGATGGCCCTTACCGCGTGCCGCCAGCTGTGCGGCAATCTCTTTCGGCCCGCACCGGCTGTCGGTGACCATTGCCACTTTGCGATGCCGTGCCAGCTCGTCCACATTCACGCTGCGGCCATGGCTGCTGGTGAGCCACATCTCATTCATATCAATACCCGCCTGCGCGCACAGGTACTGCACCGCGCTGATGCCGGGAATAATGCGCACGCGCGCAATACCGAAATGCGCCACCATCCGCGATCCGATGCCGTAAAAGAGCGGATCGCCGGAGGCCACAATCACCACCTTTTTCTCCTGACGCGCCTCAACCCAGGCCAGCAGATCCGGAACGTTGGCGCCCAGGACAAACGTCTCGCCGCAAAACCCCGGGAACTGCAGCAGATGGCGTTTTCCGCCGACCAACGCATCGGCGCAATCGATAGCTTCACGCGCCGCGGGCGTCATCAGGCGCAATCCCGCAGGCCCCATTCCCACGACCGTTAACATTGCAGCTCCCGGGCAATCGCCTCGACCGGGCGGTTGCTGCCCAGCACCTGGTTATCAAAGGAAAACAGAATGGCGTCGCAGGTCGGCGGATTTTTGGTAAAGCGCAGCCTCTGCATTACGCGCAGGCAGATCCGTTCGGCAAGGTGGCTGTAAAGCGTCTGAAAACCGTAGATTTCGATGTGCTCCATCGCCGCTTCGGTGGTATCGCACTCGCTGACGACGGTGAGTAATTCCAACGGTGCGCCGAGCAGCGCCAGATGCGCCACCAGCGTTTCCATGCGCGCATCGGCGATATGGCTGTGGGTGTGGAAAATCCCGGCGGCAATTTTGATGAGCTTGCCGGGATGGCCGACCAGCACTATCTGGCGAAACCCCAGCCGCACCGCCTCTTCGATCATGTAGCCGACAAAGTTGCTCATGGTGACCACGACATCTTCATCGATGCCCATCTGCTCGCGCACAAAGCGCTCGCCATGATTGCCCGGCACCAGCACGACCCGCTCCAGCCCGGCCGCGCGTTTAATCTCCAGCTCCAGAGAAAGCGAGCGTTTCCAGCTCTCCTCTGACATCGGCGTGACAATCCCGGTGGTGCCGATGATTGAAATACCGCCCAGGATCCCGAGGCGTGAGTTGTAGGTTTTCAGCGCCCGCTCTTCACCTTCAGGCGCGAAGATTTCAACGTCGGCCCCGCGCGTCGGGCCAATCGCCTCGCGCACGGCGGATTCAATGGTGTGACGCGGCGTGCGGTTGATCGCCGCGCTTCCGATGGGCAGGCCAATGCCTTTGCGCGTCACGGTCCCCACGCCCTCGCCGCCCGCCAGCGTAATCTCGCCGCTGTCGTTGAGCGTCACGCGGGCGAAAATCAGCATGCCGTGGGTGGCGTCGACGTCATCACCGCCGTCTTTGCGGATGGCCGCCATCGCCTGCTGCCCTTCGATGTGCGGCGATTCCACGTTCAGACACAGCGTGACGCCGGACGGAGTCACAATGGAGACCTGATGAATAAGATGCTGGCGCAGCACCATCAGCGCGGCGACTTTCGCCGCCGCGGTCGCGCAGGAACCGGTGGTGAAGCCTTTACGTAATGCCTTCCCGTTATGCCATACCGGGGCATCGAAGGTGGACTCGCTCATCGCGCCCCCTGCAGGTAGTAGAGCATGGCGTTCACAATCGCCGCCGCCACATTGCTGCCACCTTTGCGCCCGAGTGCCGCAATCGCGGGCAGATGGCTGTGCGTCAGCGCCTCTTTCGATTCCGCCGCCCCCACAAACCCCACCGGAACGCCCACCACGCCGCTGACGGCAACGTCATGCTCAAGCAGGCGAAACAGCGCCGTGGGCGCGTTGCCAAAAACGAAGATCTTCTCGCTCTCTTCCGTCACCGCGATATCCACTGCCGCCATCGAGCGGGTGATTCCCTGTGCTTTTGCCTGCGCCACCACCCGCGGGTCGCTGATATAGCAGCGGCATTCGCCCCCGAACGTGGCCAGCAGCGTTTTGTTGATCCCGGAGAGCGCCATCGTGGTATCGGTATAGATAACGGACGGGCGACGGAGCGCCGCGCAAAGCTGCTCCAGCGCGTCATCTGAAAACCAGAGAATATCCAGCCAGTCGAAATCTGCGGTGGTATGGATCACCCGCTTGACGATCGCCTCATGCAGCGGGCTGGCGAACCGGTACTCTGGCCGCGTTTCACGAATGATTTCGCCAATGATGTCGAAACTTTTGGCTTCAATCGCCTGGGGTTGCTGGATGTATTGCATTGTCTTTTGTCCTCAGGCCGCGCCAGCCATCAGCCAGCGTGCTGCCATAAACAGCGCCAGCGCCAGGGTGGAGGAAACCCACATCAGTCGAATGGTTCGGGAAATGTCGTCTACCGCAATCGGGCGCAGCGCGTCGCCGATCCACGGCTTTTCCACGCGCTGGCCAAAATAGGTGTTGGGTCCGCCAAGCCGGATGCCCAGCGCACCGGCAACCGTCGCTTCAGCCCACGCGCAGTTGGGGCTACTGTGGTTGTAGCGGTCGCGCCAGCCGACGCGCAGCGCGCGGGAGGGATACTCGCGGCATAGCCACGCCGCAGCGCTCAGCAAGAGCCAGCTCAGGCGCGCGGGGATTGCGTTCGCCACGTCATCCATACGGGCGCTGACCATGCCGATTGCGCGGTATTTTTCGTGCTTGTAGCCCACCATTGAGTCGAGGGTATTCACCGCCTTATAGGCCATCGCCAGCGGCGCACCGCCCAGCAGGAGGAAGAACAGCGGAGCGATAACGCCGTCGACCGTGTTCTCCGCGACGGTCTCCACCACCGCCCGGTTGATCTGTTCCGGCTGAAGCTGAGAGGTATCGCGCCCCACTATCCATGAGAGCTTTTCGCGGCTTTCATCAAGGTCGCCCGCCCGCAGAGGGCGTTCAACGTCCCGCGCGGCGTTGGCCAGGCTGCGCCCGGCCAGCACGGTAAACATCATCCACACCTCAATCGCCCAGCCCAGCCAGGGATGAACCCACCGTCCGAGCGCCAGCACGCCCCAGGCCATGCCCCAGGTCAGCCCCACTACCGCCAGCCACATGACGCCGCCGCCAACGCGTAACGCCGCGTCGCTATGACAGCAGCGGCGAATACCCCGCTGTACCGTATTGATCAGGTTGCCTATCCAGCGCACCGGATGCGGCCAGCGTTGCGGGTCGCCGATGATGACATCGAGCAGCCACGCGACGCACCATGCCAGCAGGGTCATAACGCTCCCCTCGCCGCGGTAAGCCAGCGGCTGAGCATCAGGGGCCGTTGGGCAAAGTGGAGGTGCAGGTAACTCGCGAACGTGTTGCCAACCTGCCAGCCACCCGCCCATTCCTGCATCGTCACGCCATCGCGCACTTTGCGGCACGCCAGCACCGCAGGGGTTTGCGGGGTGAAGTCGGAATAGTGAAATTCATGCCCACGCAGCACCTCCCCGCTATCGGCCAGCAGCGTGGGCTGGCGCGCCTGCGCCTCACAGTAGCCAAAACGGGTCAACCGTTTACCCATCCTGCTGTGGCCGGGGATAATATTGGCCATCCGGTGGGTAACCCCTTCGCTATCCTCCAGCGTGCTGCCGAGGTACATCAGCCCACCACACTCGGCGTAGATCGCCACGCCGCGCCGGTGCGCCTCCCGCAGGCTGGCGAGCATCGCGGTGTTTTCCGCAATCCGTGCTGCGTGCAGCTCCGGGTAACCGCCCCCGAGCCAGACCATCTGGCAGTCAGGTAAACGGCTATCGCGCAGCGGGCTAAAGCGAATAATGTGGACCCCGGTACGTTCGAGCAGCGTGATGTTATCCGGGTAATAGAAGTTGAAGGCCTCGTCATCGGCCATCGCAAGCGTTAACCCGAGTCCGGCGTCCCCGTCAGGAAGCGCGGGCCAGGTGCCCTGCGGCAGCGACGCCATCTGGCTGAGCGCGAGAAGTTGCCCGATATCCAGCGTACGTTCGAGAATGGCGGCAAAATTTTGCCAGGTCTGCGGGTCCGAGACCGACTCCCGCGCGGTGACCAACCCCAGATGGCGCTCGGGCAAACCGACGCCCTCAACGTGCGGCACATAGCCCAGGACGGGTACCGCGCAGTAGTGCTCAATGGCCGTTTTGAGCAGCTGATAATGCGACTCGCTGTTGACGCGATTGACAATCACCCCGGCAATATTGAGGGTGGGATCGAATCGCTGAAAGCCCATTACGGTCGCGGCAATCGACGTAGAAACCGCCTTGCCGTCCACCAGCAGAATCACCGGACAGCCCAGCTGTTTTGCCATCGCGGCGGTGCTGCAATAGTTCGGATCGGTGCCGTAGCCGTCATACAGCCCCATCACGCCTTCAATAACCGCGATATCCGCCTGCTGCATATGCTCGCAAAACAGCGCGTTGAGTATCGGTTCAGGAAGCATAAAGCTGTCGAGGTTGCGGGAGGCGGTACCGCTGACGTTGGTATGCCAGCCGGTGTCAAGATAGTCAGGGCCCACTTTGTACGGCTGGACGCGTAGCCCACGCTGTTTTAGCAGACTCAACAGGCCCAGCGTCACCGTGGTTTTACCACAACCGCTTCCGGTACCTGCCAGAACAAACGCGTGCTGCATTGCCGCCATGACCCCGATCCTGTCCAGGGTGGTAGGGAGGTATAGATACACGTCGTCCCAGTCTTTCGACTGTATGATGCATCAGTACAACCCACTTCCCACCGAAGTTGTTGAACGTTCCCGACAGGCAGGTCTTCTGGCTTAGCGTCCTCCTCGCCCGTCCTTCCCAATCTCGCGATCAGTGGTCATTACGGGGTCGTCAGCATCACAGCAGCGGGGGCTGCGGGGGATTGTCACCCCCTTCCCTGCCACAAATGTGGCAAACCTGTCGGCTTACATTATGAGAAAGAGTACGTTCTCAACACAGCAATGCTATTTACGGCGTTTCAATTCGCCTTAGGCAAATACTTAACCGCAAATGAAAACCATGCTGAGTAAAACGTGGCGTCAGAATAATTGGCGCCCTTCTCGATAACTCAACGTTTTATCACAAAAAATAAAAAGCAAAGATAATTACGCTTAAAATCTCAATATTTATTGCGCTACGACAAGTTATTGCATCACTTGATATTTTTTCATTTTATCATGATCAAAATTCATCAGGATATTAAAGCCCGGCAACAACATAATATTGCTATTCAACGTATGTTCGTGTGATTTAATTGATGCATTACGCGTTCAGCAGGATCGCAGAATAATATGGAGGCTATAATTTGCGGTATATCAAGGTAAGCGGAATATCCTCATGACACTATGCTCCAGAAATTTCTGACCAGAAAGGTGGAAAGGTGGCTGTAGCGCAATGCCCCGCGTCGTGCGGTGAGCTTATCCAGGGCTGGATTTTGGGCAGTGAGAAGCTGGTCTCCTGCCCTGTCGAATGGTACAGCACCGTTGAGGTGAGCCACGGCTCACCCGTGGCGGATGAACGCCCGCTGTCGCGCGCGATGGTCGAGCGGTTACTTCAGCACTGGCACTATCCGGCGCAGCTAGGCCAGGATATCCGCATTGACGTGCACTCGACCATCCCGGTTGCCAAAGGGATGGCCAGCAGCACCGCAGATATTGCCGCCACCGCCGTCGCTACCGCACGTCATCTGGGGCGTCAGCTCGACGAAAGCACGCTGGCAGCGCTCTGCGTTTCGCTCGAACCCACCGACAGTACCGTGTTTCGCCAGTTGACCCTTTTCGATCATAACGACGCCTCCACGCAGATTGCCTGCGACGCCCAGCCCGATCTCGACCTGCTTGTTCTCGAAAGTCCGCAAACGCTGCGCACGGCAGACTACCACCGCATTCCGCGTCAGGCGGGGCTTCAGGCCGGTGCGCCAGCGCTGAAACGCGCGTGGGAAAAAATCCAGGAGTCCTGTATCACGCAAAACCCTTACCGACTGGGCGAAGCGGCAACCCTCAGCGCCATCGCCAGCCAGAGGCTGTTGCCCAAACCAGATTTTGACGCACTGCTCGCACTGGTAGAGGAGTGCGGTATTTACGGGGTGAACGTAGCGCACAGCGGCAGCGTGGTGGGGCTGATGCTGGACAGAAGTAAAGACGATGTCGACTATGTGATATGGCTGCTGGCGAAAAAACAGCTCACCCGCCACTGGCCTCAACAACACCTGCTGCGGATGGTAAAAGGCGGCGTGACGCTACTCTGACAGCAGCCTGTGCTGAATGAGCCACTCGACCTGCTGCTTGACCTCCTGCTCGTGCTCCTGCGCTAGAGCCTGCTGCAGCGGCACATGCCGGAAGAACGCGTCCCAAAATGCACGCTTGCGCTCCCGGTCACCGCATGCGCCATTAATCCTTTCACGAAGCGCCCCCGCCAGCCGCACGCTTTCCCGCATGCCCGCAGGAAGATGGTCTGCGACATGCGCTTTGAGGATCGTGCTGTATACCGGCGCGTTGCCTCCGCAGCTCAGCGCAATAATGACCGGCGAACGGTCGATAACGGCCGGTGAGATAAAGGTGGCAGCAGAGGGGTCGTCAGTGACATTGCAAAAGATACGCTCCGCGCTGGCGGCCCCTGCGACCTGACGGTTCACCTGCCGATCGCTGGTCGCGGCAATGACCAGCCAGCATGACTGGAGAAACCGCGGCGAAAACGTCTCCGGAAACCACTCGATGTCACCGCTCGCGTGCAGGCTGGCGAGTTCCGGCGTCAGGGTGGGCGCAACCAGGCGCAGCACCGCTCCGGCGGCCAGCAGCCCCTTTGCCTTATGCGTCGCCACCTGCCCGCCCCCGACGATCAGGCAGCGTTTCCCCTTCAGGTTGCAAAAAATTGGGAAATAGTCCATCGCCTTAGCCTTGTAAAACGTGAGTCAGCGCGTCAATAAACCGGCGGTTCTCCGCTTCGGTACGCACGGCAATCCGGTAGTAGTCGCGATCGAGCCCGGGATAGTTTTCGCAGTGGCGGATGAGGATGTGATGGCCGAGCAGCGCCGCCTTCAGGTCGAAACCCTGACGCAGGCAGCGGAAGAAAATAAAGTTGGCCTGCGGCTTCCAGACCGCCAGCGAGGAAAAGCGCGTCATCGCCTGCCACAGGACATCACGCTCCCGGGCGATAAAGGCGTGGCTGCGCGCAATATAGTCCTCATCCAGCAGCAAATATTGCCCCACCAGCGCCGAGAAGGCATTCACGGACCAGGGCTCGCGGGTGCGTTTCAGCTGGCGAATAGTTTGCTTATTCCCGCTCAGCAGATACCCAAGGCGCAGCCCGGGAATAGCAAAAAACTTGGTCAGGGAACGCAGCAGGTAAAGATAGCGTGACTTTGCCAGCCGTGGCGCCAGCGTGGAGCCCTGCGGCAGAAAATCGATGAACGCTTCATCCACAATCAGCGCAATCTGCAGCGCTTCGCACAGCGAGGCCAGCCGGTCGAGAAGATCGGCATCAGGCATGAGTCCGGTAGGGTTGTTTGGCGTCGCGATGAACAGGCATTCGGGCCTGTGCGCGCGAACGGCGTCCAGTATGGAAGCATCCACCTGGAACCCGTTCTGCTCGCTCAGCGCATAGTCGATTATCTCGCAGCCCTGCTGCTGTAATGCCCGGCGATATTCGGCAAAACCCGGCACCAGCAGCATCGCCCGGCGAGGGGCAAGCGTTCGCACCAGGCCATAGATCAGCTCCGTTTCGCCATTCCCGGCAATCGTCTGGTCATAGTCACACCGGCTGGCGCTGGCCAGCGCCTGATGAAGATGGCGGTACTCAACGTCCGGGTACTGCATGATGATATCCAGATGGGACACAATGAGCGACCTGACGCGATCGGGCAGCCCTAGCGGATTGATGTTCGCGCTAAAGTCCAACAGCAGCTCGGGATCGATCCCCAACTGCAGCCCCGTTTCCAGAACGTTACCACCATGCTCACTCATTCGTTTCACTCGTCCATTTCAAAATGTCAGGATAACATCAGACCACAACCTGATTCAGCGCGAGATGTGAGGCGGTAAACGCCAGTATCTCCTGCAGGTTGACCACCTCACCGATGACGATAAGCGCCGGAGCATGCAGTTTTTGACGTTCAACCTCGAGGTGAATATCGGTCAGCGTGCCTTTGGCGATCTGCTGACGAGACTGGCTGGCATACATCACCACCGCCACCGGCGTCCCGCCGGACATGCCTCCCTCGATAAGCTGCTGGCAGATTTCCGCCAGCCGGGTCATTCCCATCAGAACAATCAGCGTTCCGTTGATTTGTGCCAGAGCATGCCAGTTTTGCGGGTCGTTTCCCTGGCACATATGGCCGGTCACAATATGAAAGCTGGAGGCGTAATGACGGTGAGTGACCGGGATACCGGCATAGGCCAGTCCGCCAATCGCGGAACTGATCCCCGGCACAATTTCGAACGTCAGGCCGTCTTTCGCCAGCTGCTCTGCCTCTTCACCCCCGCGGCCAAAAACGTAGGGGTCTCCGCCTTTCAGACGCACCACCTGCCGCCCTTCCCCGGCATGCTTGACCAGCAGGGCATTGATTTGTTCCTGAGGGACCGGATGATGGCTTGGGGTTTTACCGACATCAATCATCAGACAGCCTGCCGGAGCCTGGGCCAGAAGTTCAGGGTTAACCAGGCGATCGTGAACAATCACCTCCGCATGGCGGATACAGTGCAGACCTTTTACCGTAATTAAAGACGCATCGCCAGGCCCTGCCCCTACAAGCCAAACCTTCCCTTTACTCATCGTTATATCCTCAGATTAAATATTTTAAGACGCAAGAAAGCGGATAATTAAAATTAGCGCTGAATTATACATCCCCTCCACGCGTCAAAAATTTGATGTATTTATCACTCTTTCTTAATTTTACGAATGGCGTTTATGACCAATATCAATAAAACAGTGAATACCGTTCTTCCTCTGCCATTGCGACATTATCGCTTTGGTCATTATGCTTAAAAAAACATATTAACCACTATCAACAATAAAACAGGCGCGCGATCACAAATATTACAATGGTTTTGTCAGTGACGTTTACAGATAAATATCAAACCTAAAATGAAGAACTCACAACCAATTGATATAAAACATTTTTTAATGTCACCCCATTACCATCATCATTTTTGGAAGGATTTTTTGAAAATAGATCAATTGCTTCCCTTTCGTCTTCAAAACACACTCCAATACCATTAACAGACCCAATGTACATTAACCGTTTTTTATACCCTTTTTATTTCCACTATCAGCCCTACAGAGGATTACCCATGAAGAAATCAACACTTGTTATTGGCGTCATTGGTGCTGACTGCCATGCGGTAGGCAATAAAGTTCTGGACCGCGTTTTTACTT contains:
- the cbiK gene encoding sirohydrochlorin cobaltochelatase, with translation MKKALLVVSFGTSYHDTCEKNIVACERALAESCPDREPFRAFTSGMIIRKLKQRDGIEIDTPLQALKKLAAQGYQDVAIQSLHIINGDEYEKIVREVQSLRPLFTRLTLGVPLLSSHDDYAQLMRALQQQMPTLGATEKVVFMGHGASHHAFAAYACLDHMMMVQGFPARVGAVESYPEVDILIESLGREGVTAVHLMPLMLVAGDHAINDMASDDEDSWKTLFNAAGIPATPWLSGLGENPAVRTMFVAHLQQALSVAMEEAA
- a CDS encoding cobalt-precorrin-6A reductase, whose product is MNYGDVLVMGGTSDARAICQQLDAAGVPYTLSVATPTGQRLAGDINGRVRCGRLEPQQMVDWLAQNRTRWVIDASHPYAEVVSRNILTACEAVGVLLSRYQRPEQLSELTHPLLYSVPGIDEACDIARRLGERVLLTTGSKDLARWRAGLPEKTLLARVLPVPEVLEQCAGLGFGVTEIFALCGPFSAEFNAAFYRQCRADVMITKASGAEGGYREKVQPCLDAGIPCIVITRPAPLVTGEELLESQAAFAGRLARWLAAA
- a CDS encoding precorrin-3B C(17)-methyltransferase, which gives rise to MLTVIGIGPGSQAMMTMEAVDALQAAEIIVGYKTYTHLVKAFTGDKQVIKTGMCKEIERCQAAIELAQAGHNVALISSGDAGIYGMAGLVLELVSRQKLDVEVRLIPGMTASIAAASLLGAPLMHDFCHISLSDLLTPWPVIEKRIVAAGEADFVICFYNPRSRGREGHLARAFELLSASKSPQTPVGVVKSAGRKKQEKWLTTLGDMDFEPVDMTSLVIVGNKATYVQEGLMITPRGYVL
- the cbiG gene encoding cobalt-precorrin 5A hydrolase, encoding MNTVKPESIALFCLTPGGVRLAKRLAAMLPVTCFTSERLQEEGFVSFDGGLSPAVREAFTHYPALVFIGATGIAVRVLAPLIHDKLSDPAVVVIDERGQHVISLLSGHAGGANALTRCLAGMLGADPVITTATDVNEMAALDTLAFQLNARMSDFRTSVKIVNQMLVSHQRVGLWWDAELDDDVSRCDRRGFITVSDLQHRPELDALVCITLRNALPELPLPHWKLVPQRVVAGIGCRRDTPFPLLATLLARQLEAQQFDPLALKAIGSVSLKKDEAGLLQLAACWGVPFETFTADALREHEHRFPASPFVRQTVGVGSVSGPAAWLLSHGQLRGETLREQGVTITLGVSH
- a CDS encoding cobalt-precorrin-4 methyltransferase; its protein translation is MSETFDSRCVWFVGAGPGDRELITLKGYRLLQQAQVVIYAGSLINTELLAYCPQGAECHDSAELHLEQIIDLMAAGVKAGKTVVRLQTGDVSLYGSVREQGEELTKRGIAWQVVPGVSAFLGAAAELGVEYTVPEVSQSLIITRLEGRTPVPEREQLESFASHQTSMAIYLSVQRIHRVAERLIEGGYPATTPVAVIYKATWPESHTVRGTLADIADKVREAGIRKTALILVGKFLGEEYHYSKLYAADFSHEYRKA
- a CDS encoding decarboxylating cobalt-precorrin-6B (C(15))-methyltransferase, with translation MKDELFLRGETVPMTKEAVRALALTKLELHRASHLIDVGAGTGSVSIEAALLFPSLRVTAIERNPAALQLLAENRQHFACRNIAILPGVAPLPVADKADAVFMGGSGGHLTSLIDWSLRQLHPGGRLVMTFILQENLHTALAHLQQIGLQDIDCLQMQVSALTPLGSGHYFKPNNPVFVIACQKEEHHV
- a CDS encoding cobalt-precorrin-7 (C(5))-methyltransferase, whose translation is MLTVVGMGPAGLRLMTPAAREAIDCADALVGGKRHLLQFPGFCGETFVLGANVPDLLAWVEARQEKKVVIVASGDPLFYGIGSRMVAHFGIARVRIIPGISAVQYLCAQAGIDMNEMWLTSSHGRSVNVDELARHRKVAMVTDSRCGPKEIAAQLAARGKGHRWMVIGENLAMENERIHWLPVSEVSADYEMNAVVILDER